The following coding sequences are from one Pirellulales bacterium window:
- a CDS encoding aspartyl protease family protein — translation MGLTFIEGTVANNGTSRKVEFLVDSGAVYSLLPQQVWKQLKLKAKRTVTFTLADGTKIKRRVSECNFVLAGEEGHSPVILGEPGDDALLGAVTLETLGLVLNPFNRTLQPMMMRLG, via the coding sequence AATGGCACTTCAAGAAAGGTCGAGTTTCTTGTCGACAGTGGGGCCGTTTACAGTTTGCTGCCGCAGCAAGTCTGGAAGCAATTGAAGCTGAAGGCAAAGCGCACGGTTACATTCACGCTGGCTGACGGCACGAAAATCAAGCGCCGTGTTTCAGAGTGCAATTTCGTGCTAGCTGGCGAAGAAGGTCATAGTCCGGTGATTCTTGGCGAACCGGGCGACGATGCTTTGCTGGGTGCTGTGACCTTGGAAACGCTGGGACTGGTCCTAAATCCATTCAATCGCACGCTACAACCCATGATGATGCGGCTCGGTTGA